A section of the Engraulis encrasicolus isolate BLACKSEA-1 chromosome 8, IST_EnEncr_1.0, whole genome shotgun sequence genome encodes:
- the slc8a2b gene encoding sodium/calcium exchanger 2b, with protein MASIEVITSQEKEVTITMPNGETSVATVRIWNETVSNLTLMALGSSAPEILLSVIEVCGKGFESGELGPGTIVGSAAFNMFVIIGICVWVIPEGESRKIRHLRVFFVTAFWSIFAYIWLYIILSVITPGEVEVWEALVTLLYFPVCVLLAWIADRRLLFYKYMSKRYRPDKRRGIVVETEGELTPKGMEGGMIMDGKFPPHGGAVGPAENCQDGAKHNAAGGAGTLPNSNSTTVAMESTKELDESRKEVIRILKDLKQKYPDKELDQLVELANYYALLHQQKSRAFYRVQATRMMIGAGNVLKKHAADHAKKTATASESDIGVGESDDSATCSHLSFESAHYQCMENCGVLTLAVVCQGGAGENTFYVDYRTEDGSANAGSDYEYGEGTVVFKPGETRKEIKIGIIDDDIFEEDEHFFVRLLNLRVGDAEGMFESDDDGTGPKGRLVEPLVATVTILDDDHAGIFTFSERLVRISESVGTMEVTVVRNSGARGTVILPYHTEAGSAKGGGEDYEDVRGELEFINDQTTQTIQVGIIDDEEYEKHENFYIVLDEPRWLKRGISALLLNQEDPEGHMSVEEEEARRIAEMGKPILGEHSRLEVVIEESYEFKTTVDKLIKKTNLALVIGTHSWREQFVEAVTVSAGDGDEEEEEGREERSPSCVDYVMHFVTVFWKVLFACVPPTEYWNGWACFVVSISVIGLLTAVIGDLASHFGCTVGLKDGVTAVVFVALGTSLPDTFASKVAATQDQYADACVGNVTGSNAVNVFLGIGVAWSVAAVYWKVQGKQFLVDPGSLAFSVTLFTIFAFIAMGVLLFRRRPSIGGELGGARVPRLLTSLLFFSLWLLYILFSSLEAYCHIPGF; from the exons ATGGCTTCCATCGAGGTTATCACTTCACAG GAGAAGGAGGTCACCATCACGATGCCGAACGGAGAGACGTCTGTGGCCACCGTGCGCATCTGGAACGAGACGGTGTCCAACCTCACCCTCATGGCTCTGGGCTCCTCCGCCCCGGAGATCTTATTGTCTGTCATTGAG GTGTGTGGCAAAGGCTTTGAATCTGGAGAGCTGGGCCCGGGCACCATCGTTGGCAGTGCCGCCTTCAACATGTTTGTGATCATTGGCATCTGTGTGTGGGTGATCCCAGAGGGGGAGTCCAGGAAGATCAGGCACCTGCGCGTGTTCTTTGTCACCGCCTTCTGGAGCATCTTCGCCTACATCTGGCTCTACATCATCCTGTCCGTCATCACcccgggggaggtggag GTGTGGGAGGCTCTGGTCACTCTCCTCTACTTCCCCGTCTGTGTCCTCCTGGCGTGGATCGCCGACCGCCGCCTCCTCTTCTACAAGTACATGTCCAAACGCTACCGACCGGACAAGCGCCGCGGCATCGTCGTGGAGACGGAGGGTGAGCTGACTCCGAAGGGCATGGAGGGTGGCATGATCATGGATGGGAAATTCCCTCCGCACGGAGGTGCCGTGGGGCCTGCCGAGAACTGCCAGGATGGCGCCAAGCACAACGCAGCGGGCGGCGCCGGGACGCTGCCCAACTCAAACAGCACCACCGTTGCCATGGAGAGTACTAAGGAGTTAGACGAGAGTCGTAAGGAG GTCATTCGAATCCTAAAGGACCTAAAACAGAAGTACCCGGACAAAGAGCTGGACCAGCTGGTGGAGCTGGCCAACTACTACGCCCTGCTACACCAACAGAAGAGCCGTGCCTTCTACCGCGTCCAAGCCACGCGCATGATGATCGGCGCTGGCAACGTCCTAAAGAAACATGCTGCCGACCACGCCAAGAAAACGGCCACGGCCAGCGAGAGCGACATAGGCGTGGGCGAAAGCGATGACTCGGCCACCTGCAGCCACCTGTCGTTTGAGAGCGCCCACTACCAGTGTATGGAGAACTGTGGCGTGCTCACGCTGGCGGTGGTGTGCCAAGGGGGCGCCGGTGAGAACACCTTTTATGTGGACTACCGCACCGAGGACGGCTCTGCCAACGCCGGATCTGACTACGAGTATGGAGAGGGCACAGTGGTGTTCAAGCCAGGAGAGACCAGGAAGGAGATAAAG ATTGGGATAATCGACGATGACATCTTCGAGGAGGACGAGCACTTCTTCGTGCGTCTGCTGAACCTGCGGGTAGGTGATGCGGAGGGCATGTTCGAGAGCGACGACGACGGCACCGGGCCGAAAGGACGACTGGTCGAGCCTCTGGTAGCCACGGTGACCATCTTGGACGACGACCACGCGGGCATTTTCACGTTCAGCGAGCGGCTGGTGCGCATCAGCGAGAGCGTGGGCACCATGGAGGTGACGGTGGTGCGGAACTCGGGGGCGCGGGGCACCGTCATCCTGCCCTACCACACGGAGGCCGGCAGCGCCAAGGGGGGCGGGGAAGATTACGAGGACGTGCGAGGAGAGCTGGAGTTCATCAACGATCAAACCAC tcagACAATTCAAGTGGGCATCATTGATGATGAAGAGTACGAGAAGCATGAAAACTTCTACATCGTGTTGGACGAACCTCGCTGGCTGAAGAGGGGCATCTCAG CTTTGCTACTCAACCAag AGGACCCAGAGGGTCATATGagtgtggaagaggaggaggccagGCGTATAGCAGAGATGGGGAAACCTATCCTGGGCGAGCACAGTCGCCTGGAGGTGGTGATTGAGGAGTCGTACGAGTTTAAG ACCACTGTGGACAAACTGATCAAGAAGACAAACCTGGCTCTGGTGATTGGTACTCACTCATGGAGGGAGCAGTTTGTGGAGGCGGTGACAGTCAGTGCAG gTGACggtgacgaggaggaagaggagggtcgTGAAGAGAGGTCACCGTCCTGTGTCGACTACGTCATGCACTTTGTGACAGTCTTCTGGAAAGTTCTGTTTGCCTGCGTGCCGCCCACCGAGTACTGGAACGGCTGGGCCTGCTTCGTGGTCTCCATCAGTGTCATCGGGCTGCTCACCGCCGTCATCGGCGACCTGGCCTCCCACTTTGGATGCACCGTGGGCCTGAAGGACGGCGTCACCGCCGTCGTGTTTGTTGCTCTGGGcacttctttacctg ACACGTTTGCCAGTAAAGTAGCGGCTACCCAGGACCAGTACGCCGACGCGTGCGTTGGCAACGTGACGGGCAGCAACGCGGTCAACGTGTTCCTGGGCATCGGCGTGGCGTGGTCGGTGGCGGCCGTCTACTGGAAGGTGCAGGGCAAGCAGTTCCTGGTGGACCCCGGCTCGCTGGCCTTCTCCGTCACGCTCTTCACCATCTTCGCCTTCATCGCCATGGGCGTCCTACTGTTCCGTCGGAGGCCCTCCATCGGCGGGGAGCTGGGGGGCGCCCGCGTCCCCCGCCTCCTCACCAGCCTACTGTTCTTCTCGCTCTGGCTCCTCTACATCCTGTTCTCCAGCCTGGAGGCCTACTGTCACATCCCGGGCTTTTAA